From a region of the Desmodus rotundus isolate HL8 chromosome 7, HLdesRot8A.1, whole genome shotgun sequence genome:
- the LOC112311906 gene encoding olfactory receptor 4N4C has product MEIENSTVVKEFILLGLTQSRNIQFLVFVLIFIFYLIILPGNFLIILTIRSDPSLSAPLYFFLGNLAFLDASYSFIVAPRMLVDFLSEKKVISYKGCITQLFFLHFLGGGEGLLLVVMAFDRYIAICRPLHYSTVMNPRACYLLLLALWLGGFVHSIIQVALILCLPFCGPNQLDNFFCDVPQVIKLACTDTFVVELLMVFNSGLLSLLCFLGLLSSYAVIFCHVCGSSSEGKNKALSTCTTHVIIILIMFGPAIFIYTRPFRALPVDKVVSFFHTVIFPLLNPVIYTLRNQEVKSAMRRLLRRHVVC; this is encoded by the coding sequence atggagatagaaaacaGCACAGTGGTGAAAGAATTCATCCTCCTTGGTCTGACTCAGTCTAGAAATATTCAATTCCTGGTCTTTGTGCTCATCTTCATTTTCTACCTCATCATCCTCCCTGGGAATTTCCTCATCATTCTCACCATCAGATCAGATCCTAGCCTCTCAGCACCCCTCTACTTCTTTTTGGGAAACTTGGCCTTTCTCGATGCATCCTACTCCTTCATTGTGGCTCCCAGGATGCTGGTGGACTTCCTCTCTGAGAAGAAGGTAATCTCCTACAAGGGCTGCATTACTCAGCTCTTTTTCTTGCACTTccttggaggaggggagggcttaCTTCTTGTTGTGATGGCTTTTGACCGCTACATCGCCATCTGCCGTCCTTTACACTATTCAACTGTTATGAACCCTAGAGCCTGCTACCTCTTGCTGTTGGCTCTATGGCTTGGAGGCTTTGTTCACTCCATCATTCAGGTGGCCCTCATCCTCTGCTTGCCCTTCTGTGGTCCAAACCAGCTGGATAACTTCTTCTGTGATGTGCCACAGGTCATCAAACTGGCCTGCACAGACACCTTCGTGGTGGAGCTCCTGATGGTCTTCAACAGTGGCCTGCTCAGTCTCCTGTGCTTCCTGGGGCTTTTGTCTTCCTATGCGGTCATTTTCTGTCATGTATGTGGGTCATCTTCTGAGGGGAAGAATAAGGCCCTGTCCACATGTACCACTCATGTCATTATTATACTGATTATGTTTGGACCTGCCATCTTCATCTACACTCGCCCCTTTAGGGCCTTACCAGTGGACAAGGTGGTTTCCTTTTTCCACACAGTGATCTTTCCTTTGTTGAATCCTGTTATTTATACTCTTCGAAATCAGGAAGTGAAATCTGCCATGAGGAGATTATTGAGACGGCATGTAGTATGCTGA
- the LOC112311891 gene encoding olfactory receptor 4M1: MEPTNYTRVTEFVLIGLSQTREVQLVLFAVFLFFYLFILPGNILIICTIRLDPHLTSPMYFLLANLAFLDIWYSSITAPKMLIDFFVERKKISFGGCIAQLFFLHFVGASEMFLLTVMAFDRYAAICHPLRYATIMNRRLCCVLVALSWMGGFIHSIIQVALIVQLPFCGPNELDSYFCDITQVVRIACVNTFLEELVMIFSSGLISVVCFIALLMSYAFLLAVLRKHSGSGESTSRAISTCYSHITIVVLMFGPSIYIYARPFDSFPLDKVVSVFHTVIFPLLNPIIYTMRNKEVKTAMRKLVNINFM, translated from the coding sequence atggaGCCTACAAATTATACTAGGGTGACAGAATTTGTTCTCATTGGTCTATCGCAGACTCGGGAGGTACAACTAGTCCTATTTgctgtatttctatttttctatttgttcattCTTCCAGGAAATATTCTTATTATCTGCACCATCAGGCTTGACCCCCATCTGACTTCACCCATGTATTTCCTGTTGGCTAATCTGGCCTTCCTTGACATTTGGTATTCCTCCATCACGGCCCCTAAAATGCTCATAGACTTTtttgtggaaaggaagaaaatttcctTTGGAGGATGCATTGCACAGCTCTTCTTCTTGCACTTTGTTGGGGCCTCAGAGATGTTCCTACTGACAGTAATGGCCTTTGATCGCTATGCGGCTATCTGCCACCCGCTCCGCTATGCTACCATCATGAATCGCCGTCTCTGCTGTGTTTTGGTTGCTCTCTCCTGGATGGGAGGCTTCATTCATTCTATAATACAGGTGGCTCTCATTGTTCAACTTCCCTTCTGTGGGCCCAATGAGTTAGACAGTTACTTCTGCGACATCACGCAGGTTGTCCGGATTGCCTGTGTCAACACCTTCCTGGAGGAGTTAGTGATGATCTTTAGCAGTGGTCTGATCTCTGTGGTGTGTTTCATTGCTCTCCTAATGTCCTATGCCTTCCTTCTGGCTGTGCTCAGGAAACACTCAGGCTCAGGTGAGAGTACCAGCCGGGCCATATCTACCTGCTATTCCCACATCACCATTGTGGTGCTAATGTTTGGGCCATCCATCTACATTTACGCTCGCCCATTTGACTCTTTTCCCCTAGATAAAGTGGTGTCTGTGTTTCATACAGTGATATTCCCTTTACTTAACCCCATCATCTACACAATGCGAAACAAGGAAGTAAAGACAGCCATGAGGAAGTTGGTCaacataaattttatgtaa